A genomic segment from Nocardia cyriacigeorgica GUH-2 encodes:
- a CDS encoding MlaD family protein gives MKSSSVLSLVSIGIVLVLGTAYLAFGVLRVDWFSGRTVVTMALPRTGSLLPGSPVLLRGVKVGEIDSIDKAERGVELVLGLDPKYRVPATGSATVEDLSGLGEPYIEFVPDTDAGPYLADGQRIDAVEVVLPRSIPDVAHTVTHLVEQLNPQAISNIVKTLDQTLSGTEAVMPRLAASTTLLSETILSRSPEIRNILTNLQTMGADMEWAEESMTAAGPLWEEAGAWGALIADSLARLSRIGNMPGDYIEGNGLIPFLDKVTSYINEIGPDLRDLVPAVQPLAESASNSMAQINISDLIDRALSVTGDGALRMRIAVK, from the coding sequence ATGAAGTCGAGTTCCGTGCTATCCCTGGTGTCGATCGGAATCGTGCTGGTTTTGGGCACCGCATACCTAGCATTCGGTGTGCTTCGAGTTGATTGGTTTTCTGGCAGGACTGTTGTGACCATGGCGCTGCCGAGGACCGGGAGTTTGCTACCCGGTTCCCCGGTCCTGTTGAGAGGAGTGAAGGTAGGAGAGATCGACTCTATCGACAAGGCCGAGCGTGGTGTCGAATTGGTGCTGGGTCTCGATCCCAAGTACAGGGTTCCTGCGACCGGCAGCGCTACTGTTGAGGACCTTTCGGGGTTGGGGGAGCCCTATATCGAGTTCGTACCGGATACTGATGCCGGGCCCTACCTGGCCGACGGTCAGCGTATCGACGCGGTTGAAGTGGTTCTACCCCGCTCGATACCTGATGTGGCGCATACTGTCACCCATCTGGTCGAGCAACTGAACCCACAGGCGATCAGCAATATCGTCAAGACCTTGGATCAGACGTTGTCGGGAACGGAAGCCGTGATGCCGCGTCTGGCGGCATCGACAACGCTGCTTTCGGAAACGATTCTGAGTAGGTCACCCGAAATCCGTAATATCTTGACGAATTTGCAAACAATGGGTGCTGATATGGAGTGGGCCGAGGAGTCGATGACCGCCGCCGGCCCTCTGTGGGAGGAAGCCGGAGCGTGGGGCGCACTCATCGCGGACTCTCTGGCGCGACTGTCTCGAATCGGCAATATGCCCGGGGACTATATCGAAGGAAACGGACTTATTCCCTTCCTTGATAAAGTGACGTCTTACATCAATGAGATCGGCCCCGATCTTCGTGATCTGGTCCCGGCGGTACAGCCACTGGCGGAAAGCGCGTCGAACTCCATGGCGCAAATCAACATAAGCGACCTGATAGATCGTGCACTCAGTGTCACGGGGGATGGTGCTTTGCGAATGCGGATCGCCGTCAAATAG
- a CDS encoding alpha/beta fold hydrolase produces the protein MQITEWGSQTPRVTMVLTHGLALSHESWEDVAQLVIAADPTIRVVTYDHRGHGDSESAPASLEILADDLATILSETVPTGPVVLGGHSMGGMTLMALAERHSEVLGPRILGVALVSTGAGDILGNMLRSKFWRRLIMLGLEALPYIRIPSRPLFLMRQSTRGILFGARPRRHDMNRAVLQLAKSNSRNVAELTRSILSHKRYGVLGRFSCRVVVLVGSRDRLTPVHHSRALRHRIPGSHLVIFEKAGHYLPYERSGEVAVHLLGLTREARIREATVA, from the coding sequence TTGCAGATCACCGAATGGGGCTCGCAGACCCCGCGAGTGACTATGGTCTTGACCCATGGACTCGCGTTGTCGCACGAGAGTTGGGAGGACGTTGCTCAGCTTGTGATCGCTGCGGACCCGACTATTCGCGTCGTCACCTACGACCATCGGGGACACGGGGATTCGGAGTCGGCTCCGGCCAGCCTCGAGATTCTTGCGGACGATCTTGCGACTATTCTTTCGGAAACTGTGCCTACGGGTCCGGTCGTATTGGGTGGTCATTCGATGGGAGGGATGACTCTCATGGCCTTGGCTGAACGTCACAGTGAGGTGCTCGGACCGAGAATCCTCGGCGTCGCGTTGGTGTCGACAGGGGCGGGCGATATTCTGGGAAATATGCTGCGCAGCAAATTCTGGCGAAGGCTGATAATGCTGGGTCTGGAGGCGCTACCCTATATCAGGATTCCTTCCCGGCCGCTTTTCCTGATGCGGCAGTCGACACGAGGCATCCTATTCGGAGCGCGTCCTCGTCGGCACGATATGAACCGTGCTGTGCTGCAGCTCGCGAAGAGCAATTCTCGCAATGTCGCGGAGCTGACCCGTTCGATACTCTCTCACAAACGTTACGGCGTGCTGGGCAGATTCAGCTGTCGCGTCGTCGTGCTGGTCGGGTCTCGTGACCGCCTGACCCCCGTTCATCACTCGCGTGCGCTTCGGCATCGTATTCCCGGGAGTCATTTGGTCATCTTCGAAAAGGCTGGGCACTACCTGCCCTACGAACGCAGCGGTGAGGTGGCCGTCCATCTCCTCGGATTGACTCGGGAAGCGCGCATTCGCGAAGCAACCGTCGCATAG
- a CDS encoding MlaD family protein has product MNKLLASRGLMSVLGVAVVCAILIVGYFVIIEPPKRMRSYCANMPDAIGLYAGNHVTMRGVRVGSVTRIEPHGDMVRVEFEVEVSHSPRGQVSATTVSDTIVADRSLALLDDSEAEHEWDSGQCITRTLTPKSMSQTMNALGNLAAEITDGNDSTQRERLADELAALDAALSGTGPEMNDTILKLGRALNSPNAAIGHIGALIDSLRSLSDSMAGGWGDIKAMITRLAPGLEVIDHGIFERTVSIIDSLRIIVPWLNEITSMFGDQILEALNATVPLARLARANIGSVQEIIDLTPPLVQAFQRATAQEGGSPILTYAAPVAQLPPADAERVCAAIERVVPGSCKSAENELEKVSVLPLIFGTAGAR; this is encoded by the coding sequence ATGAATAAGCTCTTGGCGTCCCGGGGTCTCATGTCCGTTCTCGGTGTCGCGGTCGTATGTGCAATTCTGATCGTCGGATACTTCGTGATCATCGAGCCTCCCAAGAGGATGCGTAGCTATTGCGCGAATATGCCGGATGCAATCGGCTTGTACGCCGGGAACCATGTCACCATGCGAGGGGTCAGAGTCGGCTCGGTGACGCGTATCGAACCTCATGGTGACATGGTCCGTGTCGAATTCGAGGTAGAGGTAAGCCATTCGCCCCGCGGTCAGGTGTCAGCTACCACCGTATCCGACACAATCGTCGCGGACCGATCGCTTGCATTACTCGATGACAGCGAAGCCGAGCATGAATGGGATTCTGGACAGTGCATTACCCGTACACTGACGCCAAAGAGCATGTCGCAGACTATGAATGCGCTGGGCAACCTCGCTGCAGAGATCACCGATGGAAATGATTCGACACAGCGTGAAAGGCTTGCGGATGAGCTCGCGGCCTTAGATGCCGCATTATCCGGAACAGGACCTGAAATGAATGATACGATCCTCAAGTTGGGTCGTGCTCTCAATTCCCCCAATGCTGCTATCGGGCATATCGGTGCGCTCATCGACTCACTGCGATCATTATCGGACAGCATGGCCGGCGGATGGGGCGATATCAAGGCCATGATCACTCGTCTGGCTCCAGGTCTCGAAGTGATCGATCATGGCATCTTTGAGCGCACCGTGTCGATTATCGATTCGTTGCGGATCATTGTGCCATGGTTGAACGAGATTACTTCAATGTTTGGTGACCAAATTCTCGAAGCGCTGAACGCGACAGTCCCATTAGCGCGTCTCGCCCGTGCGAATATCGGCTCGGTACAAGAAATAATCGACCTGACGCCACCGCTGGTGCAGGCTTTTCAGAGGGCGACGGCGCAGGAGGGTGGTTCACCGATCCTGACTTACGCGGCGCCGGTGGCTCAGCTGCCGCCGGCGGACGCAGAGCGGGTATGCGCGGCCATCGAGCGTGTCGTGCCAGGTAGCTGCAAGTCCGCTGAGAACGAGTTGGAGAAGGTTTCGGTTCTTCCGTTGATATTCGGGACGGCAGGTGCGCGGTGA
- a CDS encoding MlaD family protein, which translates to MSRYEMPGVSTSKRSSVMLGVLAVITVIVVALTWTVVMALQDDNRIVVLLRTESIGDGITVGTPVRFDGIEIGDVSAIESDDGAKQLILRLESAESAGLTDGLFVDYSPSNLFGISEIALKPGDGGAPLRDGSIVDLTGPRADRQRDATMGVLIRSVAQATGDILVPELTEILTRGATIARQFTPLMEAIVVSSRNIAETQTMPISQLLDQYGSMLVGTASMIDGTVGLINRLTTIEILNTDRELFDSTVNTVGREFFPGLAETLFAAQGHLSDYAAMLAPVLSTATKMVPTPGASSMQLTELLSRLDRSFTSTPDGPILNIELVLDMVPAFTAFLPGLPPTSNIGGGR; encoded by the coding sequence ATGTCTCGCTATGAAATGCCGGGTGTGTCGACATCGAAGCGGTCATCGGTCATGCTGGGTGTTCTCGCCGTGATCACAGTGATCGTAGTAGCCTTGACCTGGACTGTTGTGATGGCCCTACAGGATGATAATCGAATAGTGGTACTGCTGCGTACCGAGTCCATCGGCGACGGAATCACCGTCGGAACACCCGTTCGATTCGACGGTATCGAGATAGGTGATGTTTCGGCGATCGAATCGGACGATGGGGCGAAACAATTGATTCTCAGACTGGAAAGCGCCGAATCGGCAGGTCTCACGGACGGGCTGTTCGTCGACTACTCGCCATCGAACTTGTTCGGCATCAGTGAAATTGCGCTGAAACCAGGTGATGGTGGGGCTCCATTACGGGATGGCAGTATCGTCGATTTGACGGGGCCGCGAGCCGACCGGCAACGAGACGCAACGATGGGTGTTCTCATCCGCAGCGTAGCTCAAGCAACTGGAGACATTCTCGTCCCGGAATTGACCGAGATCCTGACACGGGGCGCGACAATAGCCCGGCAATTCACACCTCTCATGGAGGCAATCGTTGTATCCAGCCGGAACATTGCTGAAACCCAGACGATGCCGATATCGCAGCTGCTGGACCAATACGGTTCCATGCTAGTCGGGACTGCATCGATGATCGACGGTACGGTCGGCCTCATAAATCGGCTCACCACGATCGAGATCTTGAATACAGATCGTGAGCTGTTCGATTCGACAGTCAATACTGTAGGTCGGGAGTTCTTTCCTGGGCTGGCGGAAACTCTATTCGCGGCTCAGGGTCATCTGTCGGACTATGCGGCTATGCTCGCTCCGGTTCTGTCAACGGCCACTAAAATGGTACCTACCCCCGGCGCCTCGAGCATGCAGCTCACTGAACTCCTATCACGTCTAGACCGATCATTCACGTCGACTCCAGACGGTCCGATTCTGAACATCGAGTTGGTTCTCGATATGGTTCCAGCGTTCACCGCGTTCTTGCCGGGTCTTCCGCCGACATCCAACATCGGAGGTGGCCGATGA
- a CDS encoding MlaD family protein, with protein MDRELRWAAVGAAVMGAVLTASVVVYVVPFDESTYWAEMPEVGSVKVGDDVRIAGVPVGAVKSIELSRRNVRMSFTVDSDIFIGDQTSLDIRMLTLIGGRYLAVTPAGNSALHSSIPAERVHLPYSLGRTFEDAIRPIDDIDGDTLRQNLTNMNAAIASGPSGIRRATEAFGSLVDILDRQNRDISDTLAMADEYLGAINESKATLGGMIDSVNLMETVGLDKKAEIYEAVRLMDELLARIAGLEPAYRSRLQSVARALADVIPELERLGEEMGQVVTNTRDLLARLQPIASSKDGLVVDQSATVVQVPSVCIPVPGKEC; from the coding sequence ATGGACCGAGAATTGCGCTGGGCTGCCGTCGGGGCCGCAGTGATGGGAGCGGTCTTGACGGCGAGCGTAGTAGTCTACGTAGTACCTTTCGACGAGTCCACATACTGGGCGGAAATGCCGGAAGTGGGCTCGGTCAAGGTTGGCGATGACGTCCGAATCGCGGGTGTGCCGGTTGGTGCGGTGAAGTCCATCGAGCTGAGCCGAAGGAACGTTCGAATGAGCTTCACCGTCGACAGCGACATCTTCATCGGTGACCAGACGAGTCTCGATATCCGTATGCTGACACTGATCGGCGGCCGCTACCTCGCGGTGACGCCGGCGGGGAATTCTGCGTTACACTCGTCCATTCCCGCCGAGAGGGTCCATCTTCCGTACAGCTTGGGTCGGACTTTTGAGGACGCGATTCGGCCGATCGATGATATCGATGGCGATACGTTGCGGCAGAATTTGACGAACATGAACGCTGCGATTGCCAGTGGACCGTCCGGCATTCGCCGAGCAACAGAGGCATTCGGATCTCTGGTCGACATCCTCGACCGCCAGAACCGTGACATTTCGGACACGCTCGCGATGGCGGACGAGTATCTCGGCGCGATCAACGAGTCGAAGGCGACACTCGGCGGAATGATCGACAGCGTCAATCTGATGGAGACAGTGGGCCTCGACAAAAAGGCCGAGATCTACGAAGCCGTCCGGCTGATGGACGAGCTTCTCGCGCGTATCGCGGGCCTCGAGCCGGCGTATCGATCCAGGTTGCAATCCGTTGCGCGAGCCCTGGCCGACGTCATCCCTGAGCTGGAACGTCTGGGTGAAGAAATGGGACAGGTTGTCACGAATACGCGCGACCTACTGGCGCGGCTCCAGCCGATCGCGTCGTCGAAGGATGGGCTCGTGGTCGACCAATCCGCGACAGTTGTCCAGGTACCGTCGGTGTGTATTCCGGTCCCCGGAAAGGAGTGCTGA
- a CDS encoding MlaD family protein: protein MVCIVPGCGFDPAEVPVPGTGISGDRYGIRILFADALNLPARAKVTVDGLRAGVVRDVSLVDAGEDHDGYVAVDVDLMASVRLPIGTTAELRQPTILGDVSIALMTPPTGTQDALPPGATIGLDKTKPLLQVEDTMNVLATFVQGGGIQQAQEIMNRVNGVLPMDTRQTASISEVVGADIIDLANHLDAVDAMLNGLRANTDVVQRRTPELEYLLTESGVSQAAASMTSMIGLITLYDGFKLLTESLRWVGPLAQSGNEAARAFVPLLFTRRPLDLNAPSNLNKAVAILREKVIPFVERGPKVNIVGIEGVGPISDDDRIDSILASLRMIGVVR from the coding sequence ATGGTGTGCATAGTTCCCGGATGTGGATTCGATCCCGCGGAGGTTCCCGTTCCGGGGACCGGAATTTCTGGAGACCGGTACGGTATCCGGATTCTGTTCGCTGACGCCTTGAATCTGCCAGCGCGAGCGAAGGTTACAGTCGATGGTCTGCGAGCAGGGGTCGTGCGCGATGTGTCACTGGTCGACGCGGGCGAGGACCACGACGGGTATGTTGCCGTCGATGTCGACCTGATGGCGTCGGTTCGATTGCCGATCGGCACCACCGCTGAACTCCGCCAGCCGACGATACTTGGCGATGTCTCCATCGCGCTGATGACTCCGCCGACCGGCACGCAGGATGCCCTTCCCCCGGGCGCCACCATCGGATTGGACAAGACGAAGCCGCTGCTGCAGGTTGAGGACACCATGAACGTACTCGCGACCTTCGTCCAAGGAGGAGGGATTCAACAGGCTCAGGAGATAATGAACCGCGTGAACGGGGTGCTGCCGATGGACACTCGGCAGACTGCTTCGATATCCGAGGTAGTCGGTGCGGATATCATTGACCTGGCCAACCACCTGGATGCCGTCGACGCAATGCTGAACGGTCTGCGCGCGAACACGGACGTGGTGCAGCGTCGAACCCCTGAATTGGAGTATTTGCTGACGGAGTCGGGGGTGAGTCAGGCCGCTGCTTCGATGACTTCCATGATCGGGTTGATCACGTTGTACGACGGATTCAAATTGCTCACAGAATCTCTCCGGTGGGTCGGCCCCCTGGCGCAATCGGGCAATGAGGCCGCACGTGCCTTCGTGCCGCTATTGTTCACTCGCCGCCCGCTTGATCTGAACGCCCCCTCGAATTTGAACAAAGCCGTGGCCATTTTGCGCGAAAAGGTTATTCCGTTTGTTGAGCGCGGTCCGAAGGTTAATATTGTAGGCATTGAAGGCGTCGGCCCCATATCGGACGACGATCGGATAGACAGTATTCTTGCGTCGCTGCGGATGATCGGAGTGGTTCGATGA
- a CDS encoding MlaD family protein → MTRQRSFLATSAKLIVSAVVITVLLAIIVQTVQRPVSGDVVEFSAEFVDANGLKAGDDVRMDGLRVGEVRSITLDASGRAVVGFAVQRNHPIYENTVLAIRYQNLVGQRYLDVQQSSPTTAELTAGHKIDIANTIPSFDITDLFNGLQPVLAELSPEAVNKFAENMIAVIEGDGAGVGSVLDSIEALSNYALDRQAVVTVLVGNLKEISDHIGGRSSHLVRLVSELASVVSTLRSKVDGIVEFALMAPDVIAPLNGLLEAFGLTAGPNADADALLGAVFPDPEQAVEVLRKLPAVLETLNAWVPADGPVINRNCSNGNAEVPAPLHVLISGQRISICER, encoded by the coding sequence ATGACAAGACAGCGAAGTTTTCTGGCGACCAGCGCAAAACTTATCGTGTCTGCCGTCGTGATCACTGTGCTGCTCGCGATCATCGTTCAGACGGTGCAACGCCCCGTATCTGGAGACGTGGTAGAATTCTCGGCTGAATTCGTCGACGCGAACGGCCTCAAGGCCGGCGACGATGTCCGTATGGATGGTCTTCGAGTTGGCGAGGTACGATCGATTACCTTGGATGCCAGTGGTCGAGCGGTGGTTGGATTTGCGGTCCAGCGCAATCACCCGATCTACGAGAACACTGTGCTGGCGATTCGCTATCAGAACCTCGTAGGACAGCGATATCTCGATGTTCAACAATCATCGCCGACCACAGCGGAGTTGACGGCCGGACATAAGATCGATATTGCCAACACGATCCCGTCGTTCGACATTACGGATTTATTCAACGGCTTACAACCGGTACTCGCAGAGCTGTCGCCCGAAGCGGTGAACAAGTTCGCAGAGAACATGATCGCTGTCATCGAGGGAGACGGAGCGGGCGTCGGTTCCGTCCTCGACTCTATCGAAGCCTTGTCCAACTATGCGCTGGACAGGCAAGCGGTAGTCACCGTTCTGGTCGGAAATCTCAAAGAGATATCCGACCATATCGGTGGCCGATCCTCGCATCTCGTCCGACTTGTCTCGGAGCTGGCCTCGGTTGTGTCCACGTTGCGTAGCAAGGTGGATGGAATTGTCGAATTCGCCCTCATGGCACCAGACGTGATCGCGCCATTGAACGGCCTTCTCGAGGCCTTCGGCTTGACGGCCGGACCTAACGCCGATGCCGATGCCCTGTTGGGGGCAGTATTTCCGGACCCGGAACAGGCGGTCGAGGTGCTGCGGAAGCTGCCGGCCGTTCTCGAGACACTGAATGCGTGGGTTCCCGCCGATGGACCGGTCATCAATCGTAACTGCTCGAACGGCAACGCCGAAGTTCCGGCGCCGTTACATGTGTTGATCAGTGGGCAAAGGATCTCGATATGCGAGCGGTGA